A region of Equus przewalskii isolate Varuska chromosome 29, EquPr2, whole genome shotgun sequence DNA encodes the following proteins:
- the MFNG gene encoding beta-1,3-N-acetylglucosaminyltransferase manic fringe isoform X2, with translation MGQSPVGPAPPRCRAPAPRAARTFIFTDSPDEGLQERLGSHLVVTNCSAEHSHPALSCKMAAEFDAFLASGLRWFCHVDDDNYVNARALLKLLKAFPRTRDVYIGRPSLNRPIHASEPRPRNRTRLVQFWFATGGAGFCINRKLALKMAPWASGPRFVDTSALIRLPDDCTVGYIVECKLGGRLQPSPLFHSHLETLQLLGAAQLPEQVTLSYGVFEGKLNVIKLQGPFSPEEDPSRFRSLHCLLYPDTPWCPQLVAR, from the exons ATGGGGCAGAGCCCAGTGGGACCCGCCCCTCCTCGTTGCCGAGCCCCGGCCCCCAGAGCTGCTCGG acgTTCATCTTCACAGACAGCCCGGACGAAGGCCTCCAGGAGAGACTGG GGTCCCACCTTGTGGTCACCAACTGCTCTGCAGAGCACAGCCACCCCGCCCTGTCCTGCAAGATGGCTGCCGAGTTTGATGCCTTCTTGGCCAGCGGGCTGAG GTGGTTTTGCCACGTGGACGACGACAACTACGTGAACGCGCGGGCGCTGCTGAAGCTGCTAAAAGCCTTCCCGAGGACCCGCGACGTCTATATCGGCCGGCCCAGCCTGAACCGGCCCATCCACGCCTCCGAGCCGCGACCCCGCAACCGCACG AGACTGGTACAGTTCTGGTTCGCCACTGGGGGTGCCGGCTTCTGCATCAACCGCAAACTAGCTTTGAAGATGGCCCCATGGGCCAG TGGCCCCCGCTTCGTGGACACATCTGCGCTCATCCGGCTGCCTGACGACTGCACTGTGGGCTACATCGTTGAGTGCAAGCTGGGCGGCCgcctgcagcccagccccctcTTCCACTCCCACCTGGAGACCCTGCAGCTGCTGGGGGCGGCCCAGCTCCCGGAGCAG GTCACCCTCAGCTACGGCGTCTTCGAGGGGAAGCTCAACGTCATTAAGCTACAGGGCCCCTTCTCCCCCGAGGAGGACCCCTCCAG GTTTCGCTCCCTCCATTGTCTCCTCTACCCAGATACTCCCTGGTGCCCACAGCTGGTGGCCCGATGA